One region of Streptomyces rishiriensis genomic DNA includes:
- the chvE gene encoding multiple monosaccharide ABC transporter substrate-binding protein, translating into MRNRRAALAAIAGAVSLALTLSACGSDIGSGSQSDSEGGTIGIAMPTQASERWLTDGKSVVADLKADGYRTKLVYGEDNPKTQVAQIAALIEQGVDALIIAAIDNKSLNGVLQKAADADIPVISYDRLILGTENVDYYVSFDNEQVGRFQARYIIDKLGLEDGAGPFNIELFAGSPDDNNTKFFFDGAMHLLQPFLDTKQLVVRSGQTALKDVTTLRWDGPTAQKRMNGILADSYGSKKVDAVLSPYDGISIGVLNALKADGYGSGDTPLPIVTGQDAELASVKSIIAGEQSQTVYKDLRQLAGVAAEMADDILNGKTPKVNNRRAYDNGVKAVPAYLLQPTTVDKTNYEYVLVAGGYYTDAELK; encoded by the coding sequence ATGCGCAACCGAAGAGCGGCCCTCGCCGCCATCGCCGGAGCCGTCTCTCTCGCCCTCACGCTGTCCGCCTGCGGCAGCGACATCGGGAGCGGCTCCCAGAGCGACTCCGAGGGCGGCACCATCGGCATCGCCATGCCGACCCAGGCCTCCGAGCGCTGGCTCACCGACGGCAAGAGCGTCGTCGCCGACCTGAAGGCCGACGGCTACCGGACCAAGCTGGTGTACGGCGAGGACAACCCGAAGACGCAGGTCGCACAGATCGCCGCCCTGATCGAGCAGGGCGTCGACGCGCTGATCATCGCGGCCATCGACAACAAGTCCCTGAACGGCGTGCTCCAGAAGGCCGCCGACGCGGACATCCCGGTGATCTCCTACGACCGGCTCATCCTCGGCACCGAGAACGTCGACTACTACGTCTCCTTCGACAACGAGCAGGTCGGCCGGTTCCAGGCCCGTTACATCATCGACAAGCTCGGTCTGGAGGACGGCGCGGGCCCGTTCAACATCGAACTGTTCGCCGGTTCCCCCGACGACAACAACACCAAGTTCTTCTTCGACGGCGCGATGCACCTTCTCCAGCCGTTCCTGGACACCAAGCAGTTGGTGGTCCGGTCCGGCCAGACCGCGCTGAAGGACGTCACCACCCTGCGCTGGGACGGGCCCACCGCGCAGAAGCGCATGAACGGCATCCTCGCCGACTCGTACGGCAGCAAGAAGGTCGACGCGGTCCTGTCGCCGTACGACGGCATCTCCATCGGCGTCCTGAACGCGCTGAAGGCGGACGGCTACGGCTCCGGCGACACACCCCTCCCCATCGTCACCGGACAGGACGCCGAACTCGCCTCGGTGAAGTCGATCATCGCGGGTGAGCAGTCCCAGACCGTCTACAAGGACCTCCGTCAACTCGCCGGTGTGGCAGCGGAGATGGCCGACGACATACTCAACGGCAAGACGCCGAAGGTGAACAACAGAAGGGCCTACGACAACGGGGTCAAGGCCGTGCCCGCCTACTTGCTGCAGCCGACGACCGTCGACAAGACCAACTACGAGTACGTCCTGGTCGCGGGCGGCTACTACACCGACGCCGAACTCAAGTAG
- a CDS encoding dolichyl-phosphate-mannose--protein mannosyltransferase, producing MTSSSARRSAVPEVGRPTEAHDGWQDRLRLFGYAGRPRADVRERLVPPFPGPRTRRWEFVRLGPAGAYRVAEVMDWLGPLLVAVLAGAIRFRRLGQPRGLVFDETYYAKDAWALLRLGYEGTWPDRKIADPQILADPQVIPLSETGAFVAHPPTGKWVIALGEWLFGFTPFGWRFMTAVLGTLSVLMLCRVGRRLFRSTALGCLAGTLMALDGLHVVMSRSALLDVVVMFFVLAAFGSLLVDRDHARARLAAALPVDGDGYARPDRVAGERAGTGPRPWRLAAGVFLGLAASTKWNGLYFLAFFVVLTLLWDVGSRRVAGAGRPYRAVLRRDLCWSVLSVVPVAVVTYLVTWAGWFRSDDGYGRHWADGRGGAWAWIPAPLRSLWHYESGVYGFNVGLHTWHRYESNPWSWLVLGRPVLFDYRSPKAGRDGCHATAECSQAVLALGTPLLWWSACCALVYLLYRWALRRDWRAGAVLCAVAAGYLPWFLYQDRTVFSFYAVAFVPYLCLAVTMMLGAFLGPPGADARRRTRGAVVAGGLVLLIAWNFVYFWPVYTGQAIPVGDWRARMWLDTWI from the coding sequence GTGACGAGTAGCAGTGCGCGGCGCTCCGCCGTTCCGGAGGTCGGCCGTCCGACGGAGGCTCACGACGGCTGGCAGGACCGGCTGCGTCTGTTCGGCTATGCCGGGCGCCCCCGGGCCGATGTCAGGGAACGTCTGGTGCCGCCCTTTCCGGGGCCGCGGACACGCCGGTGGGAGTTCGTGCGCCTGGGCCCGGCCGGGGCGTACCGCGTCGCCGAGGTGATGGACTGGCTGGGGCCGCTGCTCGTCGCCGTGCTGGCCGGAGCGATCCGGTTCCGGCGTCTCGGGCAGCCGCGGGGCCTCGTCTTCGACGAGACCTACTACGCCAAGGACGCCTGGGCGCTGCTGCGGCTCGGTTACGAGGGCACCTGGCCGGACCGCAAGATCGCCGACCCGCAGATCCTCGCGGACCCTCAGGTGATCCCGCTCTCCGAGACCGGGGCGTTCGTCGCCCACCCGCCGACGGGCAAGTGGGTGATCGCCCTCGGCGAGTGGCTGTTCGGCTTCACCCCGTTCGGCTGGCGCTTCATGACCGCGGTCCTGGGCACGCTGTCGGTGCTGATGCTGTGCCGCGTCGGACGCCGTCTGTTCCGGTCGACGGCGCTGGGCTGTCTGGCCGGCACGCTGATGGCGCTGGACGGTCTGCATGTGGTGATGAGCCGTTCCGCGCTGCTGGACGTCGTCGTCATGTTCTTCGTGCTGGCGGCTTTCGGCTCTCTGCTGGTCGACCGGGACCACGCACGGGCCCGGCTCGCGGCGGCCCTTCCGGTGGACGGGGACGGGTACGCGCGCCCGGACCGGGTCGCCGGCGAGCGTGCCGGGACGGGACCGCGTCCGTGGCGGCTCGCGGCCGGCGTCTTCCTGGGGCTGGCGGCCTCGACCAAGTGGAACGGCCTGTACTTCCTCGCCTTCTTCGTGGTCCTCACCCTGCTGTGGGACGTCGGCTCCCGCCGCGTGGCCGGGGCGGGGCGCCCGTACCGGGCGGTGCTGCGCAGGGATCTCTGCTGGTCCGTGCTGTCCGTCGTACCGGTCGCGGTCGTGACCTACCTGGTGACGTGGGCGGGCTGGTTCCGGTCCGACGACGGATACGGACGGCACTGGGCGGACGGCCGCGGCGGCGCGTGGGCGTGGATACCCGCTCCGCTCCGCAGCCTGTGGCACTACGAGTCCGGGGTCTACGGGTTCAACGTGGGTCTCCACACCTGGCACCGGTACGAGTCGAACCCCTGGAGCTGGCTGGTCCTCGGCCGCCCGGTGCTGTTCGACTACCGGTCGCCGAAGGCCGGGCGGGACGGGTGCCACGCCACGGCCGAGTGCTCACAGGCGGTCCTCGCGCTCGGCACGCCGCTGCTGTGGTGGTCGGCGTGCTGCGCACTCGTGTATCTGCTCTACCGGTGGGCGCTGCGCCGGGACTGGCGCGCCGGCGCCGTTCTGTGCGCGGTGGCGGCCGGTTATCTGCCCTGGTTCCTGTACCAGGACCGCACGGTCTTCTCCTTCTACGCGGTCGCCTTCGTGCCGTACCTGTGTCTGGCCGTGACGATGATGCTGGGGGCGTTCCTCGGGCCGCCGGGGGCGGACGCCAGGCGTCGGACACGGGGCGCGGTCGTCGCGGGCGGGCTCGTGCTGCTCATCGCCTGGAACTTCGTCTACTTCTGGCCGGTGTACACGGGTCAGGCGATCCCGGTCGGCGACTGGCGGGCGCGGATGTGGCTGGACACGTGGATCTAG